The Cylindrospermum stagnale PCC 7417 genome segment GAGAGAATACTTAACTGCATTAGAAAGTAAATTCCCGAACAGGTAATGTAAAAGTTGTTCATCCATCACAGCATCTGTGTGATCACTATGACAGGTAAAAACGATTTCCTGGGAGTTACTTTCAGTAGCCGAAAATTCCTGAATTAGCTCTTGAGAGAATTGCTTGAGGTTTAATGGAGCAGGGTGACACTCAAGTTTTACTGTCTCAGCCCGACCCATAAACAATACATCTTCCATGAGGTTTTTCATGGATTCCACAGCACCTTTAATTCGCTTGACATAGGTTTCTCTTTTTCCTTCTGTCAAATTTGCCCCTTGCATTTCTATCAGTTCTACTGCCGATTGAATCACAGTCAAGGGATTACGAAATTCATGAGAAACTGTAGAGATAAATAGGGACTTGAGCCGGTGGAGTTCTTGCTCCTTCTCTAAAGCTTGCTCTAGGAGTTGTGCTTGGCGCTTGGAGCTAAGATCCCAGAAAACAACGACTACACCGCTTATATCGTCAGGTTTCCGCCGCAGCGGTGAAGCACTATCGCCAATTGGCACTCTTTTGCCATCTCTGGTAATTAGAGAGGTGAATTCCCCCAAATAAACAACCCGTTGTTCCCGCAGTACTTTGGTAACAGGATTTTCTAGTGTAGCTTCTGTAACTTCATCGACAATATGCAGAACCTTCGATACTTGTTTTCCGAGAGCATCTTTTTCCGTCCAGCCAGTTAGCATTTGGGCAGCGGGATTGATGAATGTGACGATTTCCTGCTCATTCGTGGCGATTACAGCATCACTCATCGAGTTTAAAAGGGTTGCTAACTGGTCTCGATTCTCCCTCAGGTCACGTTCTAGCTGGTGTTTTAACAGGGCAATCTCTATCGCTATACGTAAATCTTTTATAGTAAACGGTTTAACAACATAACCGAAAGGTTGAGTGATTTTGGCCCGTTCTAAAGTATTTTCATCACCATAAGCAGTGAGAAAAATCACTGGTATATCTAAATGCTCACGAATATAACCAGCGGCAGTAATGCCATCCATTTCGCCTTTAAGCACAATATCCATTAACACTAGTTCTGGTTGAGTTGCTGATGCCTTGGCAATAGCAACTTTTCCTGAAGAAGCTGTACCTGTAACCATGTACCCTAGCTGATTGAGTTGGCTGGCAATAGTTCTAGCCACAATCACTTCGTCTTCAACGACTAAAATTTTAGCTTGCCCCATGAGATATTTATTTATGCCCGGTTAACTGCGGAAATTCGATGTTGAATACTGTTCCTTGATTACGTTCTACAGTAATATTGCCTTCTAGTTGTTCTGTTACCAAGTCATAAACTAACGAGAGACCCAGAGAATTGGTATTTCTCCAATTTAAATTATCTGGTAAACCAATACCATTATCTTGCACAGTCATCTGAATATTATTAGTAGTATTACGTAAAATAATGCTAATAGTACCGCCTTGTTTTCCAGGGAAAGCGTGCTTTAAGGCATTGGAGATTAATTCATTGATGATTAGCCCACAGGCAATAGCTTGATCAACATTTAAACTAACTGAATCTATGTTAGTTTCTAGACCGATTTTACCAGGTACTATTTGATAAGAGATTAGCAGGTTTGCTGCCAAATTATTGATATAGTCAGCAACATCAAGTTGTCCAATATTTGGGGAAGTGTATAAGTTTTTGTGAATCAGAGATATGGACTCAATCCGATTTTGGCTTTCTCTCAAAGCTTTGATAATTTCAGGATCTTTGATGGTGTCAGACTGGAGTTGCAACAGACTAGAGACAATTTGCAAGTTATTTTTAACGCGATGATGAATCTC includes the following:
- a CDS encoding hybrid sensor histidine kinase/response regulator, with the protein product MGQAKILVVEDEVIVARTIASQLNQLGYMVTGTASSGKVAIAKASATQPELVLMDIVLKGEMDGITAAGYIREHLDIPVIFLTAYGDENTLERAKITQPFGYVVKPFTIKDLRIAIEIALLKHQLERDLRENRDQLATLLNSMSDAVIATNEQEIVTFINPAAQMLTGWTEKDALGKQVSKVLHIVDEVTEATLENPVTKVLREQRVVYLGEFTSLITRDGKRVPIGDSASPLRRKPDDISGVVVVFWDLSSKRQAQLLEQALEKEQELHRLKSLFISTVSHEFRNPLTVIQSAVELIEMQGANLTEGKRETYVKRIKGAVESMKNLMEDVLFMGRAETVKLECHPAPLNLKQFSQELIQEFSATESNSQEIVFTCHSDHTDAVMDEQLLHYLFGNLLSNAVKYSLPGGKILFDLTCDSVTGVATFQIQDQGIGIPEADKKRLFESFYRASNVQSIHGTGLGLVIVKRCVDAHKGEIKMTSQVDVGTTFTIVLPIKSN